A region from the Parasphingopyxis sp. CP4 genome encodes:
- a CDS encoding zinc-binding dehydrogenase, which produces MSLPATYRQMLSTVSEDGELRMELSEQATPTPGDEEVVVQIEATPINPSDHGVMFGWASMGECASTGEGDDIVLTAPVSPQGMGVMKARIGQSLPVGNEGAGTVVAAGSGEMAQALMGKRVAVMGGGMYAHYRCLPAAMCLPLKPEHTAKDGASSFVNPLTALSMLETMRMEGHTALVHTAAASNLGQMLNRICKDDGVELVNIVRREEQVEMLREMGAKHICNSSSETFAADLTDAIHETGATLAFDATGGGDLASKILSAMEAAAARTPGAYSIYGSVAHKQVYLYGGLDVSPTVLSRGYGMAWGVGGWLLPNFLGKAGPEVADRLRKRVVDELTTTFASHYTDEVSLSEALDADIVKRYYAKTTGEKFLICPQK; this is translated from the coding sequence ATGTCTTTGCCCGCAACCTATCGCCAGATGCTGTCTACCGTTTCCGAAGATGGCGAGCTTCGCATGGAACTCTCCGAACAAGCGACGCCGACCCCCGGCGATGAAGAGGTAGTGGTCCAGATTGAGGCGACACCGATCAACCCATCGGATCATGGCGTGATGTTTGGTTGGGCCAGCATGGGCGAATGTGCATCAACCGGCGAAGGCGATGATATCGTCCTTACCGCGCCGGTATCGCCCCAGGGCATGGGCGTGATGAAAGCGCGAATCGGCCAGTCCTTGCCAGTCGGCAATGAAGGCGCGGGCACCGTAGTCGCCGCAGGCAGCGGCGAGATGGCCCAGGCGCTGATGGGGAAGCGCGTCGCAGTGATGGGGGGCGGCATGTATGCGCATTATCGCTGCCTGCCCGCCGCCATGTGCCTCCCGCTCAAGCCGGAACATACGGCCAAGGACGGCGCATCAAGCTTCGTCAATCCGCTGACCGCGCTCTCGATGCTCGAAACGATGCGGATGGAAGGCCATACCGCCCTCGTCCACACCGCCGCCGCCTCCAATCTCGGCCAGATGCTCAACCGTATCTGCAAGGATGATGGGGTTGAGCTCGTGAACATCGTGCGCCGCGAAGAGCAGGTCGAAATGCTCCGCGAGATGGGTGCCAAACATATCTGCAATTCCAGCAGCGAGACCTTCGCCGCGGACCTCACCGATGCCATTCACGAAACCGGCGCAACGCTTGCCTTTGATGCGACGGGCGGCGGCGATCTGGCTTCCAAGATTTTGAGCGCGATGGAAGCGGCGGCCGCACGGACGCCGGGTGCCTACAGCATCTATGGTTCGGTCGCCCATAAGCAGGTCTATCTCTATGGCGGCCTCGATGTATCGCCGACTGTCCTGTCGCGCGGCTATGGCATGGCCTGGGGCGTAGGCGGCTGGCTGCTCCCCAACTTCCTCGGCAAGGCGGGTCCGGAAGTTGCCGATCGCCTGCGCAAGCGGGTCGTCGATGAGCTGACAACAACCTTCGCCAGCCATTATACCGACGAAGTATCGCTGTCCGAAGCGCTCGATGCCGATATCGTCAAACGCTATTATGCCAAGACAACCGGCGAGAAATTCCTGATCTGCCCGCAAAAATAG
- a CDS encoding phosphotransferase family protein, with protein sequence MGEKAISAEGVAEKDRMNEDNLDAWMRENVEGFAGLAAYSKFSDGQSNPTYRVEDQAGQTFVLRRKPFGDLLPSAHQVEREYRAIAALHPVGYPVAKPFALCEDDSVVGSAFYIMDLVDGRVLWDGMLPGMEPAERSSTYKAMIGTLARLHNLDYKEIGLERHGKPGNYFERQVHTWTKLYRMAETETIPEVEKLIEWLPTTVPEQTRTSVIHGDYRLDNMIFQPDRPEVAAVLDWELSTIGDPLADFTYLAQNWVMHGEGGSALADHDLTGTGIPTIEEATELYCELTDRDSIPDMNWYFSYNMFRLTGIIQGIKKRWLDGTASSAEAEERSKRVPELAEASWEFARAAGAPA encoded by the coding sequence ATGGGCGAAAAAGCGATCAGCGCTGAAGGCGTGGCAGAGAAAGATCGGATGAACGAAGACAATCTCGACGCATGGATGCGCGAGAATGTCGAAGGATTTGCAGGGCTTGCGGCCTATAGCAAATTTTCGGACGGGCAATCCAACCCAACCTATCGGGTGGAAGACCAGGCCGGGCAGACATTCGTACTGCGCCGCAAGCCATTTGGTGATTTGCTGCCCTCGGCGCATCAGGTCGAGCGCGAATATCGGGCGATCGCGGCGCTCCACCCAGTCGGCTATCCGGTCGCCAAGCCATTTGCGCTGTGCGAGGATGACAGCGTTGTCGGCTCGGCCTTTTACATCATGGATCTGGTCGATGGCCGCGTGCTGTGGGACGGGATGCTCCCCGGCATGGAGCCAGCTGAACGGAGCTCGACCTATAAGGCGATGATCGGCACGCTCGCGCGCCTCCACAATCTTGATTACAAGGAAATCGGCCTCGAACGGCACGGCAAGCCGGGCAATTATTTCGAGCGCCAGGTCCATACCTGGACCAAATTATATCGGATGGCCGAAACCGAGACGATCCCCGAAGTCGAAAAGCTGATCGAATGGCTGCCGACAACGGTGCCCGAACAGACGCGCACTAGCGTGATCCATGGCGATTACCGCCTCGACAATATGATTTTCCAGCCTGACCGGCCTGAGGTTGCGGCCGTACTCGATTGGGAGCTTTCGACGATTGGCGATCCGCTGGCTGATTTCACCTATCTTGCCCAGAATTGGGTGATGCATGGCGAGGGTGGATCGGCGCTTGCCGACCATGATTTGACCGGCACCGGAATCCCGACGATTGAAGAAGCGACGGAACTCTATTGTGAGCTTACCGATCGGGATTCCATTCCCGACATGAACTGGTATTTTTCCTATAATATGTTCCGCCTGACCGGCATTATCCAGGGCATCAAAAAGCGGTGGCTGGATGGCACGGCCTCCTCTGCGGAAGCGGAAGAACGATCCAAGCGCGTTCCTGAACTCGCCGAAGCATCCTGGGAGTTTGCCCGCGCCGCCGGAGCACCGGCCTAG
- a CDS encoding methylated-DNA--[protein]-cysteine S-methyltransferase has protein sequence MNAEFTLFPTAIGDCCIAWRGDLVVAASLPEKTPAATAARVVKRTGARRAKPPPAIDRAIQSIIALLEGEKADLSFVACDLGEVDEFAEKVYAVTCAIPAGETLTYGEVALQLGDKLFAQRVGQALGRNPIPIIVPCHRVVGANGKLTGFSAPGGVETKLKMLEIEGAHFGGSPTLFGDLPLAVKPQK, from the coding sequence ATGAATGCGGAATTTACTCTCTTCCCGACGGCAATCGGTGATTGTTGCATCGCTTGGCGTGGCGATTTGGTCGTCGCAGCTTCTTTGCCTGAAAAGACCCCCGCCGCGACGGCGGCGCGCGTCGTCAAACGAACCGGGGCAAGAAGAGCTAAGCCGCCACCGGCCATTGACCGTGCTATTCAATCAATCATTGCGCTGCTTGAAGGTGAAAAAGCAGATTTGTCATTTGTCGCCTGCGATCTTGGTGAAGTCGATGAATTCGCAGAGAAGGTCTACGCTGTCACGTGCGCAATTCCGGCTGGCGAAACGCTCACCTACGGGGAAGTTGCCTTGCAACTCGGCGACAAGCTCTTTGCTCAAAGGGTTGGCCAGGCTCTTGGGCGTAACCCAATCCCGATCATCGTTCCTTGCCACCGTGTTGTTGGTGCAAATGGCAAACTTACCGGCTTTTCAGCGCCAGGCGGAGTAGAAACCAAACTCAAGATGCTCGAAATTGAAGGGGCCCATTTTGGTGGATCTCCAACTTTGTTTGGAGATCTGCCGTTAGCGGTTAAACCACAGAAGTGA
- a CDS encoding DUF4386 domain-containing protein: MDSSANLNPVAIARWVGWSMIATIIVGAATAMFVASGIDINLSADVSATAEAMLGAEERLRGKAYLGGLAFALDVLIGVGLYLLLRKTGPLLAGWSLIFGLMASLLMLLGAVFALNAAEIAGDTAYQAMAEDSRLLLASLQATSDYTSFHLGLVMSSFAKAGFFYLFLKSGLIPKLIAGWGIFASLFVGSTIVARDFIPALGDGTITMAFMMSNLIAILATGLYLGIRGVRTR, encoded by the coding sequence ATGGACAGCAGTGCAAATCTAAACCCCGTAGCGATTGCGCGATGGGTCGGCTGGTCAATGATCGCGACGATCATTGTCGGCGCAGCAACCGCCATGTTTGTGGCGTCCGGTATCGATATCAATCTGTCAGCCGATGTGTCGGCGACGGCCGAAGCCATGCTGGGTGCTGAGGAAAGATTGCGCGGCAAGGCCTATCTGGGTGGCCTCGCATTTGCGCTGGATGTGCTGATCGGGGTGGGACTGTACCTGCTGCTTCGGAAAACCGGGCCGTTATTGGCCGGCTGGAGCCTGATCTTTGGCCTGATGGCGTCGCTGCTGATGCTGCTGGGCGCGGTATTCGCGCTGAATGCGGCCGAGATTGCTGGCGATACGGCCTATCAAGCCATGGCAGAAGACAGCCGCCTCCTGCTGGCGAGCTTGCAGGCGACATCCGACTATACGTCATTCCATCTCGGCCTGGTGATGTCCTCCTTTGCAAAGGCCGGCTTTTTCTACCTGTTCCTCAAGTCCGGGCTGATCCCGAAGCTGATTGCCGGCTGGGGGATCTTCGCTTCGCTATTTGTCGGTTCAACGATCGTCGCTCGCGATTTCATCCCGGCCCTGGGCGATGGAACCATCACCATGGCGTTCATGATGTCCAACCTGATCGCAATCCTTGCGACCGGGCTCTATCTCGGGATCCGGGGAGTGCGGACGCGCTAG
- a CDS encoding SDR family oxidoreductase: MSLFNLDGKVAIITGSSRGIGKATAEEIAANGGKVVISSRKQAPCDEVAAAINAEHGEGTAISVPANISSKEDLENLVAETRKAFGRVDILICNAASNPHFGTMSSIADEQFRKILDNNILSNHWLIQMVAPEMRERKEGSIIIISSIGGLRGSVDIGTYCISKAADMQMARNLAHEFGDDNVRVNCIAPGLIRTDMARALWENPDTEKRVTATTPLHRIGEPHEIAGAAVYLASPASTYMTGQVLVVDGGRTV, encoded by the coding sequence ATGTCGCTGTTCAATCTTGACGGCAAAGTCGCGATCATCACCGGATCCTCTCGCGGGATCGGCAAGGCGACGGCCGAAGAAATCGCTGCCAATGGCGGCAAGGTGGTCATCTCGAGCCGCAAACAGGCGCCGTGCGATGAAGTCGCCGCGGCGATCAATGCCGAGCATGGCGAAGGGACTGCGATTTCCGTCCCGGCGAATATCTCGTCGAAAGAGGATCTGGAGAATCTCGTGGCGGAGACCCGGAAAGCCTTTGGCCGGGTCGATATCCTGATCTGCAATGCCGCCAGCAATCCACATTTCGGGACGATGTCTTCGATTGCCGATGAGCAGTTCCGCAAGATCCTGGACAATAATATCCTCTCCAACCACTGGCTTATCCAGATGGTCGCGCCTGAAATGAGGGAGCGCAAAGAGGGATCGATCATCATCATTTCGTCGATCGGCGGGCTGCGCGGCTCGGTCGATATCGGAACCTATTGCATCTCCAAGGCAGCCGACATGCAGATGGCGCGCAATCTGGCCCATGAATTTGGCGATGATAATGTCCGGGTTAACTGCATCGCGCCCGGCCTGATCCGCACGGATATGGCGCGCGCGCTCTGGGAAAATCCCGACACAGAAAAACGCGTGACGGCGACCACACCGCTCCATCGTATCGGCGAACCGCATGAGATTGCGGGCGCTGCCGTCTATCTCGCATCCCCTGCCTCCACCTATATGACCGGCCAGGTGCTCGTCGTGGATGGCGGCCGCACAGTCTAA
- a CDS encoding Lrp/AsnC family transcriptional regulator gives MYKDTNGVQQKRVSELVIDDTDRKLLSALSEDSSQSYSDLGAMVHLSAPAVHERVKKMKAAGVITKNTISLDGAKIGRPFLAFIHVNYTGAKARENFASLHEDADVEEVHSVAGDSCLLIKARCRDPQALDNLLVRMREFGEVTNTRSHIVLTTLLERGPQAILD, from the coding sequence ATGTACAAAGATACGAACGGTGTTCAGCAGAAGCGGGTATCGGAGCTGGTAATCGACGATACAGACCGAAAATTATTAAGCGCGCTTAGCGAAGATTCATCGCAATCCTATTCCGACTTGGGTGCAATGGTGCATCTTTCAGCACCAGCGGTGCACGAACGAGTGAAGAAAATGAAAGCCGCAGGCGTGATTACGAAGAACACCATTAGCCTGGACGGTGCAAAAATCGGGCGTCCGTTTCTCGCCTTCATTCATGTGAATTACACCGGTGCCAAGGCCAGGGAAAATTTTGCCAGTCTACATGAGGACGCTGATGTTGAAGAAGTTCATAGTGTGGCCGGAGACTCCTGCCTTTTGATAAAGGCGCGGTGCAGAGACCCACAGGCTCTGGATAATCTCCTGGTGCGAATGCGCGAATTTGGCGAAGTCACCAACACAAGGAGCCATATTGTTTTGACGACATTGCTTGAACGTGGGCCGCAAGCCATATTGGACTAG
- a CDS encoding aldo/keto reductase family protein, which yields MKYRQLGSSDLEVSEISLGTWLTTGVGIEKDQAVACINRCFDLGINFIDTANGYGRGASETVIGEALSGRARDSYILATKVFFPMTKEDRGLSRAQILKQIDASLARLQTDFVDLYQCHRYDEDTPLAETMEALTDIVKAGKVRYIGFSEWAPDQIQAALDMAPEMEKFVSSQPQYSLLWRRPEKAVIPLCKDNGVSQIVWSPLGQGVLTGKYDADSPPPSDSRAASDDMGGFMERLMRPDVIRAVDTIKPLAAEAGCSMAQFALAWVLREANVASAIVGASRPEQLDDNAAASGLEIDPALFAKAEEIVGAIPRP from the coding sequence ATGAAATACCGCCAGCTCGGCTCGAGCGATCTTGAAGTATCGGAAATCTCGCTCGGCACCTGGCTGACCACCGGTGTGGGTATCGAGAAGGATCAGGCAGTTGCCTGTATCAATCGCTGCTTCGATCTCGGGATCAACTTTATCGATACGGCCAATGGCTATGGCCGCGGTGCATCGGAAACGGTGATTGGCGAGGCACTGTCGGGCCGTGCGCGGGACAGCTATATTCTTGCAACCAAGGTCTTTTTCCCGATGACGAAAGAGGATCGCGGCCTGTCGCGCGCGCAGATCCTGAAGCAGATTGATGCATCGCTTGCGCGGCTGCAGACCGATTTTGTCGATCTCTACCAATGCCATCGATATGACGAAGATACACCGCTTGCCGAGACGATGGAGGCGCTGACCGATATCGTGAAGGCCGGCAAGGTGCGCTATATCGGCTTTTCCGAATGGGCGCCGGACCAGATCCAGGCGGCACTGGATATGGCGCCGGAGATGGAAAAGTTCGTCTCGAGCCAACCCCAATATTCGCTGCTCTGGAGGCGACCCGAAAAAGCCGTGATACCGCTCTGCAAGGACAATGGCGTGTCGCAGATCGTCTGGTCGCCGCTCGGCCAGGGTGTGCTCACCGGCAAATATGACGCCGATAGCCCGCCACCCTCCGATAGCCGCGCCGCGAGCGATGATATGGGCGGCTTTATGGAACGGCTGATGCGGCCCGATGTCATTCGCGCGGTCGATACGATCAAGCCGCTGGCCGCCGAAGCGGGATGCAGCATGGCACAATTCGCACTCGCCTGGGTGCTGCGCGAAGCCAATGTTGCCTCGGCGATCGTCGGCGCAAGTCGGCCCGAGCAACTGGATGACAATGCCGCGGCCAGCGGGCTCGAAATTGACCCGGCCCTGTTTGCCAAGGCCGAAGAGATAGTGGGCGCCATTCCGCGACCCTAG
- the pip gene encoding prolyl aminopeptidase encodes MTELFPPIEPYATEFLDVGDGHRIFIEQAGNPKGKPIVYLHGGPGAGNSPATRQFFDPEIYRVVHFDQRGCGQSTPHASLDANTTWHLVEDMEKIRKHLDIEAWQVCGGSWGSTLALAYAQSHPARVTELILRGLFLDRKKEMQWAMQEGPKAVYPDYWEAFEAMIPAEERGNMLGAYYRRVTGDDEAAKLAACRAWCLWEFAIMTLIPNPEYAENLTDEFALAMGRTSCHYFQHGSFMESDDHIIGGIDKIRHIPAIMIQGRHDLVTPMQTAWEIHKQWPEAELHIIDGAGHSASEAGITTAIMAAAAKFASTGE; translated from the coding sequence ATGACCGAGTTGTTCCCACCCATCGAACCTTATGCAACAGAGTTTCTGGATGTTGGTGACGGCCACAGAATATTTATTGAACAAGCCGGTAATCCTAAAGGCAAACCAATAGTCTATCTGCACGGCGGTCCTGGGGCCGGGAATTCACCGGCGACGCGACAGTTCTTTGACCCTGAAATTTACCGGGTCGTCCATTTCGATCAAAGAGGGTGCGGCCAGAGCACGCCCCATGCCTCGTTGGACGCCAATACGACCTGGCATCTTGTCGAAGATATGGAGAAAATTCGCAAGCATCTGGATATAGAGGCGTGGCAGGTTTGCGGCGGATCATGGGGCAGCACATTGGCATTGGCCTATGCGCAATCCCACCCCGCAAGAGTGACCGAGTTAATCCTTAGAGGACTCTTCCTGGATCGGAAAAAGGAAATGCAATGGGCTATGCAGGAGGGTCCTAAGGCGGTTTATCCGGATTATTGGGAAGCCTTTGAAGCAATGATACCGGCCGAGGAAAGAGGCAATATGCTTGGTGCCTACTACCGCCGCGTCACCGGAGATGATGAAGCAGCGAAGCTAGCCGCGTGCCGGGCATGGTGCCTATGGGAATTTGCAATCATGACTTTGATTCCAAATCCAGAATATGCTGAAAATCTGACCGATGAATTTGCACTCGCGATGGGCCGGACATCTTGTCACTATTTTCAGCACGGAAGCTTCATGGAATCTGATGATCACATAATCGGTGGCATCGACAAAATCCGCCATATTCCGGCGATCATGATTCAAGGACGACACGATCTCGTCACACCGATGCAGACAGCATGGGAAATTCACAAACAATGGCCAGAAGCAGAATTGCATATTATTGATGGCGCAGGTCATTCCGCCTCCGAAGCTGGCATAACGACAGCTATCATGGCGGCAGCAGCGAAATTCGCCTCCACGGGAGAATGA
- a CDS encoding SDR family NAD(P)-dependent oxidoreductase, protein MNRFDGKSIIVTGAGSGIGRATALRFAAEGGKVVAADKMPTVHETAEMITSDGGTAISVEMDAGSESEVQALVEKAVSEHGGLDVLFANAGITGGLPGGLFDADAESWAEVLRVNLIGPFLAIKYGAPEIEKRGGGAIICTASVAGIRSGAGPCSYSASKAGVINLVKTAAQQMTSSNVRINAVCPGIIETGMTKPVFDFAREKGVEGKIGQLNPLKRGGQPEELAGAVTFLASDDASYVNGQAIAVDGGLSSSHPVTRQLPKQAAH, encoded by the coding sequence ATGAACCGCTTCGACGGAAAATCGATCATTGTTACCGGTGCAGGCTCGGGCATCGGCCGGGCGACCGCGCTCCGCTTTGCGGCCGAAGGAGGCAAGGTGGTCGCAGCGGACAAGATGCCAACGGTCCATGAAACAGCGGAGATGATTACCAGCGATGGCGGCACGGCGATCAGCGTCGAGATGGACGCGGGTAGTGAAAGCGAAGTCCAGGCGCTGGTGGAGAAGGCCGTCAGCGAACATGGCGGGTTGGATGTCCTGTTCGCCAATGCCGGGATCACCGGCGGACTGCCCGGGGGTCTGTTCGATGCCGATGCAGAAAGTTGGGCCGAAGTCTTGCGCGTCAATCTGATCGGCCCGTTCCTGGCGATCAAATATGGTGCACCGGAGATCGAGAAACGCGGTGGCGGCGCGATCATCTGCACCGCCTCTGTTGCCGGTATCCGTTCAGGCGCGGGGCCGTGTTCCTATTCGGCGTCCAAGGCCGGCGTGATCAATCTGGTGAAAACTGCGGCGCAGCAAATGACGAGCAGCAATGTGCGGATCAACGCGGTGTGCCCGGGGATCATCGAGACCGGCATGACCAAGCCGGTCTTTGATTTTGCGCGCGAAAAGGGCGTTGAAGGCAAGATCGGCCAGCTCAATCCGCTCAAGCGCGGCGGGCAACCTGAAGAGCTGGCCGGTGCGGTTACCTTCCTGGCGTCCGATGATGCGAGCTATGTGAATGGGCAGGCGATCGCCGTTGATGGCGGACTATCCTCTTCGCATCCCGTAACCCGTCAACTTCCAAAACAGGCAGCACATTAA
- a CDS encoding LysE family translocator — MELGIYFIFFFTTAVVIFVPGPAAIAIAAQGAGNGHKRATYGVLGVASANAVYFILSAMGIASLLIASPFIFNAIKWVGVAYLVYLGLTAIFSRTGGIQFPTGRLQSATSLFGKGFLVEFANPKALLYFAAILPQFLDVSRSIITQILIMGVTTVVLDLISYSLYAYAGDRLTSGAVKEWIVRMINRVAGGALLLAGARMATV, encoded by the coding sequence ATGGAACTGGGAATCTACTTCATCTTCTTTTTCACCACCGCCGTCGTGATTTTTGTTCCGGGTCCTGCTGCAATCGCAATAGCAGCCCAAGGGGCAGGCAATGGCCACAAACGCGCGACCTACGGTGTCCTTGGGGTAGCTTCGGCAAACGCGGTCTATTTCATTTTGTCCGCGATGGGCATTGCATCATTGCTGATCGCTTCGCCGTTCATCTTCAACGCGATAAAATGGGTTGGCGTTGCCTATCTGGTCTATCTCGGGCTCACAGCCATTTTCAGCAGAACCGGCGGTATTCAATTCCCTACAGGCAGGTTGCAATCCGCTACGTCGCTTTTTGGAAAAGGCTTTCTAGTCGAGTTTGCGAACCCAAAGGCGCTGCTATATTTTGCGGCAATTCTTCCTCAGTTTCTTGATGTATCTCGATCAATCATAACCCAAATTCTCATCATGGGCGTAACGACAGTCGTGCTCGATCTGATCTCATACAGCCTATACGCTTATGCCGGTGACCGGTTGACCAGCGGCGCTGTCAAAGAATGGATCGTCCGCATGATCAATCGCGTTGCCGGAGGTGCTCTGTTGCTGGCTGGCGCGCGGATGGCGACCGTTTAG
- a CDS encoding DUF885 family protein has translation MQIRSSLIALSCALLIAPAISTPAIAQAEAEASADEQLQALYEVDWAWQMEQYAWTRDEDGELTSGDRLPAVDPETQAQRLAHRQETLRQLDAIPVEALSDRQRINASVFRTNLEIAIADGQYREWEAPLNSDTAFWTGLNPRPGRLATSGDYRRFLGRLRDIPRNFSENIANMRAGLERGFTVPQVTLAGRDAAIEPYANPDPEANPFYAAFRTIPATVPAAEHDALRAEAQAVIRDAVAPAFADLLRFYREDYYPNARTETGASTLPDGPAYYAAQIREYTTLDLSAEEIHQIGLDEVARIRADMEATIAETGFEGSFDEFLEFLRTDPQFYAETPEELMMFTAWVAVRANATLGDVIGLLPRRRYTILPVPDEIAPFYTAGRGGLESCLMNTYNLPSRPLYNLPALTLHECAPGHSMQAALAEERESGPEFRRYTYFSGYGEGWGLYTEYLGIEMGIYRTPYENFGRMTYEMWRAARLVIDTGLHHYGWSRQQAIDYLSSNTALSDHEVETEIDRYISWPGQALAYKLGELTIRRLRGEAEAALGEDFDRRTFHDAILALGSVPLSTLESEMRRWIADQQG, from the coding sequence ATGCAAATCCGCTCGTCCCTCATCGCGCTGAGTTGCGCGCTCCTGATTGCTCCGGCCATCTCCACTCCCGCCATCGCGCAGGCCGAAGCTGAGGCAAGCGCTGATGAGCAACTTCAGGCACTCTATGAAGTCGACTGGGCCTGGCAGATGGAACAATATGCCTGGACCCGGGACGAGGATGGCGAGCTGACGAGCGGAGATCGCCTGCCCGCTGTCGATCCCGAAACCCAGGCACAACGCCTGGCCCACCGCCAGGAAACGCTGCGCCAGTTGGACGCAATTCCCGTCGAAGCGCTTTCCGATCGCCAACGGATCAACGCATCGGTGTTTCGCACGAACCTCGAGATTGCGATCGCCGACGGGCAATATCGCGAATGGGAAGCGCCGCTCAACAGTGACACGGCCTTCTGGACCGGACTCAATCCGCGCCCGGGTCGACTAGCGACCAGCGGCGACTATCGCCGCTTCCTGGGGCGTCTGCGTGATATCCCGCGCAATTTCTCCGAAAATATCGCCAATATGCGGGCGGGCCTGGAGCGCGGTTTCACCGTGCCGCAGGTAACGCTCGCCGGCCGCGATGCAGCGATCGAGCCTTATGCCAATCCCGATCCCGAAGCCAATCCCTTCTACGCCGCATTCCGCACTATCCCGGCGACGGTACCAGCCGCAGAGCATGACGCATTGCGCGCCGAAGCACAGGCCGTGATCCGCGATGCGGTCGCGCCCGCCTTTGCCGATCTCCTGCGCTTTTATCGCGAGGACTATTACCCCAATGCGCGGACCGAAACGGGCGCGAGCACCCTTCCCGACGGCCCGGCCTATTACGCCGCCCAGATCCGCGAATATACGACCCTCGATCTGTCGGCCGAAGAGATCCATCAAATCGGGCTCGACGAAGTCGCGCGCATCCGCGCCGACATGGAAGCGACAATCGCAGAGACTGGTTTCGAGGGCAGCTTTGACGAGTTTCTCGAATTCCTGCGCACCGACCCACAATTTTACGCCGAGACACCCGAAGAGCTGATGATGTTTACCGCCTGGGTGGCGGTGCGCGCCAATGCGACGCTTGGCGATGTGATCGGCCTGCTCCCGCGCCGGCGCTACACCATATTACCCGTACCGGATGAGATTGCGCCTTTCTATACGGCCGGTCGCGGCGGGCTCGAGAGCTGCCTGATGAACACCTATAATCTACCGAGCCGGCCGCTCTACAATCTCCCCGCCCTGACGCTGCACGAATGTGCGCCGGGCCATTCCATGCAGGCCGCACTCGCCGAAGAACGCGAGTCCGGGCCTGAATTCCGCCGCTACACCTATTTCTCCGGATATGGCGAAGGCTGGGGCCTCTACACCGAGTATCTCGGCATCGAGATGGGCATCTATCGCACGCCCTACGAAAATTTTGGCCGGATGACCTATGAGATGTGGCGCGCTGCGCGGCTCGTTATCGATACCGGCCTGCATCACTATGGCTGGTCGCGCCAACAGGCGATCGACTATCTCTCCAGCAACACCGCGCTGTCAGACCATGAGGTCGAGACCGAGATCGATCGCTATATCAGCTGGCCCGGCCAGGCACTGGCCTATAAGCTGGGCGAGCTGACGATCCGTCGGTTGCGCGGTGAAGCCGAAGCGGCGTTGGGCGAGGATTTTGACCGCCGCACCTTCCATGACGCGATATTGGCTCTCGGCTCGGTACCTCTGAGCACGCTGGAATCCGAAATGCGGCGCTGGATCGCCGACCAGCAAGGATAG
- a CDS encoding SDR family NAD(P)-dependent oxidoreductase, with protein sequence MAQDFFAGKVAIVTGGSRGIGASTVEKLAERGARVAINYSSSKDEAEAMAREIGDNAIAVQANLAAGEAEKLAEAALAKWGQVDLLVNNAGTTKFANHEDLDALSADDFLDIYRLNVVAAYEMIRACAPAMRDAGGGSVVNVASIAGTHGIGSSVAYAASKGAMVTMTKSLARSLAPEIRVNAICPGYVGTGWFADRLGEEGLKAMNEMIASKVPLARAGQAEDIADGILMFLDDASRLVTGETLLLDAGSHLDLRLSRRPGQEI encoded by the coding sequence ATGGCTCAGGATTTCTTCGCAGGAAAAGTCGCGATCGTAACCGGCGGGAGCCGGGGGATCGGCGCATCAACGGTTGAAAAGCTTGCCGAGCGCGGCGCGCGGGTCGCGATCAACTATTCGTCGAGCAAGGACGAAGCCGAGGCGATGGCGCGCGAGATTGGCGACAATGCAATCGCGGTGCAGGCCAATCTGGCGGCTGGCGAAGCCGAAAAGCTCGCCGAAGCGGCGCTCGCGAAATGGGGCCAGGTGGATTTGCTGGTCAACAATGCCGGGACGACCAAATTTGCCAATCATGAGGATCTGGACGCACTGTCTGCGGACGATTTTCTTGACATCTACCGCCTTAACGTCGTCGCCGCTTATGAGATGATCCGGGCCTGCGCGCCAGCCATGCGCGATGCAGGCGGGGGCTCTGTCGTCAATGTCGCCTCGATTGCCGGCACCCATGGTATTGGATCGTCGGTTGCCTATGCCGCGTCCAAGGGCGCGATGGTGACGATGACGAAATCGCTCGCGCGGTCACTGGCGCCCGAAATCCGGGTCAACGCCATCTGCCCCGGCTATGTCGGTACCGGCTGGTTTGCAGACCGGCTGGGCGAAGAGGGGCTCAAGGCAATGAACGAGATGATTGCCAGCAAGGTGCCGCTCGCACGCGCCGGACAGGCTGAGGATATCGCCGATGGAATATTGATGTTCCTCGACGATGCATCCCGTCTCGTGACCGGTGAAACATTGTTGCTCGACGCCGGGTCGCATCTCGACCTGAGACTATCGCGCCGTCCCGGCCAGGAGATTTGA